In Saccharothrix violaceirubra, the following are encoded in one genomic region:
- a CDS encoding phosphoadenosine phosphosulfate reductase domain-containing protein, with amino-acid sequence MLIDSTRITDRDRDHWDALERYDRMLAADPALDRKAESAVAEVRAFLDAGEAYVSVSWGKDSVVVAHLAALAELTVRVVWVRSVLFETPECDAVRDAFLDAHPQVRYEEIAVEMRNPKRGEPGYDTRHADPHADHQDVLRETLTGRWISGLRGEESRMRRMSIAHRGLSTKNTCRPIGRWDATHVFAYLWREKLPVHPVYAMTAGGHYDRRWLRVHPLGSAPPARSAVHGRDMDSWEDAYYGDVLAAARQARAHLWR; translated from the coding sequence GTGCTGATCGACTCGACCCGGATCACCGACCGCGACCGCGACCACTGGGACGCGCTGGAGCGCTACGACCGGATGCTCGCCGCCGACCCGGCCCTGGACCGCAAGGCCGAGAGCGCCGTCGCCGAGGTCCGGGCGTTCCTGGACGCGGGCGAGGCGTACGTGTCGGTGTCCTGGGGCAAGGACTCCGTCGTCGTCGCCCACCTGGCAGCCCTGGCCGAGCTGACGGTCCGGGTGGTGTGGGTCCGGTCGGTCCTGTTCGAGACCCCCGAGTGCGACGCGGTGCGCGACGCGTTCCTCGACGCCCACCCGCAGGTGCGCTACGAGGAGATCGCGGTCGAAATGCGGAACCCGAAACGCGGCGAACCGGGCTACGACACCCGGCACGCCGACCCGCACGCCGACCACCAGGACGTCCTCCGGGAGACCCTGACCGGCCGGTGGATCTCCGGGCTGCGCGGCGAGGAGTCCCGGATGCGCCGCATGTCCATCGCCCACCGGGGCCTGTCCACGAAGAACACGTGCCGGCCGATCGGCCGGTGGGACGCCACGCACGTGTTCGCCTACCTGTGGCGCGAGAAACTCCCGGTGCACCCGGTGTACGCGATGACCGCCGGCGGACACTACGACCGCCGCTGGCTGCGGGTGCACCCGCTGGGGTCGGCACCCCCGGCCCGGTCCGCCGTGCACGGCCGGGACATGGACTCGTGGGAGGACGCCTACTACGGGGACGTGCTCGCCGCCGCGAGGCAGGCCCGCGCCCACCTGTGGCGGTGA